DNA sequence from the Williamwhitmania taraxaci genome:
AAACGGACATTTTGTCCGTTTATAAACAAGTTAGCTGTCATTATAAACAAGACGACTATGAACATAGCATTAGACACGAATATTTGGATTTACCTCACTAAGGACACTTTTTTTGAACTTTGGACGAAATTCAAAGAGATGAAAGAAAATGGGGAAGTTAAAGTTCTTGTGAACGATATCATCCTAAAAGAATGGGCAAGAAATAAGCCGACAACAATCAAGACACTGACAAATAACATTAAGAACGAATACAAATCGGCATTAAATCTTTCGGCTCTATTCAGTGATAATGTTGTTGCAAAAATTTGCTTATCTTAGTGGAAAGTCTCTATGATATGACAATAATTGAACAAATCCGAGAACTCGCAAAACAGTTGACAGAACAAGAGCGCGTTACGGTAATGCGGGAGCTGAAAAATACGGATGCATCACTTACGGCTCAGCTGGGGGAGGCGAAAGT
Encoded proteins:
- a CDS encoding PIN domain-containing protein translates to MNIALDTNIWIYLTKDTFFELWTKFKEMKENGEVKVLVNDIILKEWARNKPTTIKTLTNNIKNEYKSALNLSALFSDNVVAKICLS